The Rubripirellula reticaptiva DNA window GCTTTCATCCTCGTTTCGGTAATCGTCATCCAATATAACCGTCAGTGTTCGCACTCGATCTGTCACCTTAACTCCGATGCCGCATAACAACGGCAATGCACCCGAGTTGGCGAATCGGGCTGGTTTTGTAATCAACGTCACCCGCGCCAACCGGGTGATTGCTAACGTTACCCCACTGAGATAGTCGATGCCCACGCTTGATTGGCACCGACCGGGTGAGTTTGAACCGCAGCCCGAAGATGCGCGTGCGGTCGAATCTCTATCTGAGATCAAGTGTGGTTTCCAACTCAACCCACGTGGATTCGTATTTGGCGTTCGAGGTGGGCATCGGTTATCTGACGCGCACGTCGACGATTTGCTGACGCTTCCTTTCTTGATGTCTTTGGTTTTGTTTCGGTTTTCACATCACGAATCGTTGTTCTCCGATGGCGGATTCAAACGACTGTGCCAGCATCCTCGATTTCGCGCGTACATGGATCAAAACAACCCCCGCATCACCGATGACGTCACACGGCATTTGGTTGCATTTCCGCACGTGCGTTGGGTAATAGTTCCGTTCTGCAATCTCACCGATGCAGCTATTCCGAGACTTGCGGAAACCAATCATTTGTTCAGCCTCAGTTTGATTGGCAACCAAATCTCAGATGAATCCGTCCCACACATGCGCAGGATGACTGAACTTCGTCGACTCTTCCTGCGCGACACCGAGGTAACGGAGGCAGGATTCGATCAACTCAAAGGTTCTTTGCTAAAGTGCCACACACTAAAATGGGGGTAACAATGACATGCACGGGAGGACGGCTTGCGGCGTTTTTCGCAATGGATCATTCACTCTCCGTCCCCCGTGATGTCTGCCGTTACGCCTTTAAACCCATGAATGACGATCGCAAGTCGAAATTGATAGCACGCGATAAGGCCATGCGTCAGGCACGCGACAAAATGCTTCGGCTTGTGTTTCAATACTTGCCGACCGTCGGATTTACTAAAGCTGGGGACGGACACTTTGTTTCGCAAACCGAAAATCAAACCAACCACATTGGGTTTCAAAAACATACGAGCGGACGCGAAGTTCGTGTCATGTCTCATGTCACGATGGACGGATCAACCGGGACATCGATATTGGGGCCACGCAGCGACGCCTACACACGCCCCAACCCGCCAAACGGAATTCGCTACAATCTGAGCTGGTCCACAAGAGACGAAGATATAGCCCGCTGTGCCGACGAGTATTGTCGCTTTATCAATGACGTTTTGATCGGCTGGTTCGCGAATCCTGTTTCACCAGAAGGGATGGCGTAACAATCGCATGCAACGGAGCCGGCGGTCGGGTCGGTTTTGAAGTCAACGCATCTCGCGCCGGCCCGCTGATGCGAAGCGTTCCCCGACTGTAGCCAGCTTGATCAATTTGAATCGAGATCACTGTCTCCATACCGACTGTTTTCAAAACCGATCACCACAGCCAACTTTGGTTAGGTGGCGTTTGAGTGACGACTAAATTTCGATTGCTGCAGCCTAGCAGAGACCGAATCGACGCGATAATGTCCATTTACGCACTTGTTCTTCTGATTGCCATTACGTGGCTCGCATATCCAGCGGTTGGCATCATCGGACTGCGGGCTGCTATCGCGCGAGGCGATCGACCGCCGGATGCCGGGTTCAGCTATTTGCCCGAGCTGATAATCTATCCGCCACTGTTTTTCGGATTCGCGATGATCGTTGACTTTTTCGTCATGCCATGGGGGCGTTGGTTCGTTGGTATACTATGCGCTATAATTCTTGTGCTTTTCGCGGTCGACATTGGTCGAAATCTTGCCGCCATTCGTCGGATCGAGGATCGCACGTAAAGACGCGGGGAACCATTGCGTGCACCGGAGCACGCGAGCGGTCCGGTTTTGAAATGGAAAATCTTTCGCGCGTGCCCGGTGACGCGTGCCGTTATCGCAATATAATGATCCGCTTCCTCCTGGTCTTCGTCGTGCTTTCGCTTAACGGGTGCCATCGAACCGTCGTCGATCGCGAAATCGTCGTTTCTCCAGATGGACAGTCCCGTCTTCTGCTTCGATACAACACTCGGGACAACAAGGGCTTCGATTTTAACGACTTAGTACTCGAAACTCAGTCTGGAATCGATTGGGAATACGACTCGACCATATGGAGCGGCGACGCTCACGTTGCGCCCGGCGTGAAACGCTGGGTGTCGTCTCTCGATTCTCTTGGAGACGATCGACAAACGGCGATCATTAAGATTGCTACAATGGGGCCACGTGACGCGGTCGGTAAATCAACGGTCGAATACTCGTGGGTGCGATGGGACCTAGCCGCGAACGCTAAGATTCAAACTCTACATGTTTGCGATTCGCCGTTCGATGCACTTCCGCCAGACAAGCGATAACCATCGCATGCAACGGAGCCGGGCTTGCGCGTCTCTACAAATGGAACATCAACCGTCCCGGCCCGCTGATGCGTAACGTTCGTCGAATTAAGGTCACCAGTAATTGAGACGCACGCTGACTATTTGAAACGCAAGATTCCGCTCGTTGCACTGCCTGGCGTTACGTCTGGCTTGGTGTGTCGCGTGAGCAAGTGTACAGACCCACACAACGCGGACTTCAGCACGATCAAAGGCCACGACTTTCGTGTCGCCAACAGTTTCGCATTGTCCGAATCTGATCTGCGTTCGGTTTGGGATCGCTTGCTAAATTGCAAGCCAACAGGTGAGTACAAGCCCAAAAGGGTGTCGGCGGATCTCGCGATACAATTCTTCGCGGGGGATGACTGGCTGGGGGCAGCCGAGATAAAATGGGCCAATAACTCGCTGCTCGTACTGCTGCGCGACTACTTTTCTGTGCCGATATTTGATGCGGATTCAGAAGACGCACAGGCGATTAAACGTGACTTTGATCAACGTCTGCTTTAGGCTCAAGATCTCGACGAACCATGCGTTGGACCGAAGCACCGCATGTCGTCTTTGCAAATGGAAACCACATTGGCGGTGCTCGGTCAACGCCGCCGTTCCCCGACTAAAGTCCATGTACGGCGACCTCTCGCACTTTAACGCGAAACTTCCGTCAGACGTTGCGTGCGAATTGCTAGACCCGGCATTGGAACTCGGGTTCCACGCGGCTCGCTGGCCCACTGACGCATTTCCCGACTTTCGCTCGTTCGTCCGTTTCACATTTGGCTATTCTTCGGCACTTCAGCCCTACATCTGTGATCCCACGCGTGACGATCTGCAAGGATGGTTTCGACCTGACGCGAGCGACATCGAACGCGCAGACAATCTCCTCGACCGTAACGCGACCACCAACACAGAAGTTCGTGAATGGATGCGCACGCAATACCCACTGCTCTCAATACCTTGGCTCATATCGGGCCTGCATGCTAAGCTGCTTTCTATGACCGATGGCGACTGGCCCGAAATGCTCGCATACGATACTGACGGGTATGTCACGGCTTTTGTCGCTGACCTTACCTAGTGCAAACAGACGGCGGGGAACCAAACGATGCAACCGAGCGGCGAAATCGGGCGTTTTGAAGTGGATGATCAACCGTCGCCGCCGGCTGATCGTAGACGTTCCCCGACTGAAGATTCATGACACAACCTGTCCACAGCTGCATGACGAAGGCGATCATCGCAGATGGTGACCAGCTGGAGACTGGGCCGCATTGGATCACCTCACGACGCGCTCGACTTCGCCTTTTCGACGACCACTTGATTTGCGGCGACTGGAACGTCCGCTACGACGACATTCGGGAAGCGGTGCTCGCATCATTTCGTTCGCCGATCCTTCGCATTCCTGGCTACGTCCTTTCTGCGCGAACTGATACTCACACGTACCACTTCGGCCTAAACGGATGGCGGTACTGGAAGGGTGAATTGCCCTTTCCTGTAACCCGAACCAATACTCGACTTCGCATGTCGTGGATTTCAATCGCGGCGAGGGCTATACTCATCGGCTACGTCGCGTACGCATTGTGGCGATGGGCCACGTAACCTCGATCACCAATGCGGCGGGGAACCATGCGATGCAACGGAGTCGGGCTTGCAAGGTTTCACGAATGGAAAGTCAATCGTCCCGACCCGCTGATCGCTACCGTTCCCCGACTGAAATTGGCTGCTCCATCGAGAACCGTGACACCCAACGCCTGTCTCCCCTCAGGTGATCGGTGCGCTGTCTCCAGGCTGTGATTGACAGTGCCCGGTCGACGCCCGAAGAAAACCAACGCCTGCAGATCCATGCTCGACTCCAGGCCGCTGATTACCCAACGCCTGTCTCCATGCTGCTACAATCCAACGCACGAAACCAGCGCCCGCAAACGGTGCGCGGTCTCCCGGCCCGAAGCGGGGAACCATCCAATGCACCCGAGCGGCGAAGTCGGGCGTTTTGACAATGGACAATTTCTCGTCGCCGCCGGGTGATTGGTAACGTTACCCGACTAGATCAAATCGGTTTCCGACACAGACCAATGCGCAAACAAGCTCCGGCCGAACGACGATTGCGCCGAATCAAATCTGTTGCCGCGCTCATTATGTTCGGATGTATTGTCATTTCCGTTTTCGGAACGGTTCACGGAATGGTGCGGAGCTTCAACGCAATTGCACTGGGGGGATCGGCACCGATTGAAGCGGACCTTGCCGAATCAATTCAATGGTCGATGACACTCACACGCATCTTAATGCCTGCCACGTTTATTGCTGCGATTGTTTGGGTCGGTAGCTGGTACAAACTTCGAACGCCGCTTACCATCGGTATACGTTCCGGTCGATTGGCCGCAGATGATTCGGGCCACCAACACAAACAGCAAAACGACGGGTAACCATCGCGTGAACCGGAGGACGCGAGCTAAGCGATTTGGCAGTTAGAGACTTCCCCACGCGTCCCCGGTTACGCGTACCGTTCCCCGACTGAAAGATACTCTGCAACGTTACACGATATGGATCGACAACGCATGCTTCTACGCACTCTCGCTGCGTCACCAGACATCGGTCGTGAATCGGGTTTTGTCGTTGATGGGCACGACCGTTTAACTGCCGCCGTTGAATCAGACGCACGCCTCATTGTCGAGGCAAAATACGCCGACGAGTGGAACGCGAGTGGGCTGATCCGCCGGTGGAAGTTGCAACGCAAAATGGACGCTGAAATTTCAGTGCTCGTTGCCGAAATGATGCCAGACGTTTCGCCGGACGCTTTGTTCTGATGATCTACTCGTTAAAAACTGGTCCTGCTCGATGCGGGTAGAGAACTGACGCCCATACACGACCCTAAGCGGCGGGGAACCAAACGATGCAACCGAGCGGCGAAGTCGGGCGTTTTGAAATTGTTGATCTGCCGTCGCCGCCGGCTGATCGTCACCGTTATCCCGCTAAGCCAAATGATTGCCGAACTCAAAAAACTCGCCCAGTTGACGAATTCGATTTTGAGGCCTCCTGCCTCCGACGCGACCTTGGAGCTACTCAAATCCAGCTATAGCGAAATTCCTGCATTGCTTGTCGAATTGCTTTCATTTGCAGATGGGGAACAAGATTCAAGCTTCAAATCAAATGGAATAATCGCTTTTGAGGCTTTTATTAGTGCGGAAGAGATTGCAAGAGAGCATGATTTTGTCACATCCTATGAGTACGATGACCTAAATCAATTCGTAGAATGCGATCGGATCAACCAGCGCCCAAACTGGCATTCTGGCCTGATCCCCATTTCGTTTGGCTATGACCTTCACTGTGTTTGCATCGACATGAATCCTGGCCCTGCCGGACGCGTTGGTCAGATACTTGGGCTCAGGCCAATTTGTGGTAATATCCAAGTGATTGCTAACGACCTCGAGGCTTTGATCCAGAAAACGTTAGCTATTTATGACGCACGATCTGTTGACGTCAGTGACCCGAATTGCCTTTGTTTGACACTTGACGACTTTCCGCCCCAGTAGCCAGCATATCGCGGGATAACAAAACGATGCACGCGAAGCCGGACTTGCGCGTGCCAATTGAAGCAATGATTTCCGTTCCGGCTCGGTGATCGTAACCGTTATCGGCACTTAGTAGCGTTGGAAGATTGTGCTCGAATTACTCATGCCCGGCTGTCCTTGGTTCTAGCTTGTCCTCTGATCGCCGGCGCAACGCTTGCATCGAACTCAACTCTAATGCCGTTGGGAGCTCTTGGGGGCCGACAATGGTACGTTCTTCGGCAACACTTCTTGTCGCACGCCGGACGAGAGCCACGCTCGAATATAGTCCTCCGAAAATTAGTTGCTCGATCCAGAGACGGCCGATACATTCAGCAAGACGCAACACCGGCGTACCGAAAAAATGGCCCCCGATAAAACAACTCCGATAACCATCGGATGCACCGGAGTACTCAAAAGTCTTTTCTCTGATGGTCCATCGTTCGTTCGTACCCGGTGATCCGAACTGTTATCCGACTGACGTTGCTCGACTTTTTCGTCTCCCTCAACATGAAACCAATAGCAAAATCTATCACGATCGTAGCCGGTGTCGCACTCTGGGTGCTCTTGGTCAAACTTAATTGGGGCCTTGCACNNNNNNNNNNNNNNNNNNNNNNNNNNNNNNNNNNNNNNNNNNNNNNNNNNNNNNNNNNNNNNNNNNNNNNNNNNNNNNNNNNNNNNNNNNNNNNNNNNNNTGAATGTCATTTGGACGCTGCTTCCGCAAAACGGGCACGGCATAACAATCGGTTGCACGGGAGCACTTATCGTCGTTTTCTCTGAACTCATAGCTTTCCTTTCGTGCCCCGTGAACCGCAAGCGTTATTTGGCAAACAGACATGTGACCGTGATCAACCTGACCCCCGTGACAGACCAACACATGAAGCCGGGCTATCCGCGTTGGCGATATCGGCGAAACGTACTGGGGTCGATCCTCCTCTGGGCAAACAGAGCTGGCGCAGTGAGGATTGAATTCAACGAAGATTGCCCAACACCCTTCAGCTACTTCACGTTCGCAGGCACGGAAATAGAGACAGAAATGGGACAACCACCTGACGATGTCCGCGACGACATGTTTCGCACCCTGATTCTGTCAACAGTTAAACGGTCATCACCGTGGCGGATGCTGAAACAACTTCTGTTCCCATCAGAGTTCGTTAAACTTAGTGCAGTTTTCGTGGCTTCCGATTGCGAGTTCGGAGACTCGACATGGGCCATGGAGACAGGGGGAACTCGTGCGACGTTTTCAAGACAATCAAATCCGTACACAGCACCCGCCAAATAACAAAGCCGTGAACCGGAGCACTCAATCACGCGGCAACTGAAATCAAAGCCTTCCGTTCGTGCCCGGTTACGGCAGGCGTTATCCGACATACTCCCTCAGTTGTCCGGCGTATTTCTTCGCACAAGCGATCACTTCAACCTTCGGTTGCGAATTGGTCGTTCGGCTTTTGCGTTAGTGAATCGACGCGTCAAACGTTTTGATCCTCCGTTGGCGTTGGCTGCAACGCTGGTTGATCGCTGACTGATTTCCGTCTTAACGACTGGCGTTTGTCGATGGCACCGCAACGGTTCTGATCCTTCGACGAACGGAATTGCTTGCCTGGAACTTTAGGGCCCGCTAGACTCGGGCGACTTGAAACCCACTGCCCAACACTCAATCAATGCCCGTCGATAAAACGGATAACCATCGGTTGTACCGGAGC harbors:
- a CDS encoding leucine-rich repeat domain-containing protein, yielding MPTLDWHRPGEFEPQPEDARAVESLSEIKCGFQLNPRGFVFGVRGGHRLSDAHVDDLLTLPFLMSLVLFRFSHHESLFSDGGFKRLCQHPRFRAYMDQNNPRITDDVTRHLVAFPHVRWVIVPFCNLTDAAIPRLAETNHLFSLSLIGNQISDESVPHMRRMTELRRLFLRDTEVTEAGFDQLKGSLLKCHTLKWG
- a CDS encoding SMI1/KNR4 family protein, which translates into the protein MKLLICRRRRLIVTVIPLSQMIAELKKLAQLTNSILRPPASDATLELLKSSYSEIPALLVELLSFADGEQDSSFKSNGIIAFEAFISAEEIAREHDFVTSYEYDDLNQFVECDRINQRPNWHSGLIPISFGYDLHCVCIDMNPGPAGRVGQILGLRPICGNIQVIANDLEALIQKTLAIYDARSVDVSDPNCLCLTLDDFPPQ